Proteins encoded by one window of Arachis ipaensis cultivar K30076 chromosome B04, Araip1.1, whole genome shotgun sequence:
- the LOC107637193 gene encoding uncharacterized protein LOC107637193 yields the protein MRFLMSSSDQLESEMKRFANWILDVENENIGSVIGDESEVEISDDLLITVTDDPLSHLVVFTYPNLLPNMSDYGYFQNRTFLHPRLRVSRRLEMKCVTGSTISYVNCFSNEISKILGYR from the exons ATGAGGTTTCTAATGTCTTCTTCAGATCAACTTGAAAGTGAAATGAAGAGATTTGCTAATTGGATACTTGATGTTGAAAATGAAAATATTGGTTCTGTTATTGGTGATGAGTCAGAAGTTGAAATTTCAGATGATCTATTGATTACAGTTACTGATGACCCTCTCTCTCATTTGGTAGTCTTTACATATCCAAATTTGTTACCAAACATGTCAGATTACGGGTATTTTCAGAATAGGACATTCTTGCACCCACGCTTGAGAGTGTCGAGAAG ACTTGAGATGAAATGTGTAACAGGGAGTACAATATCATATGTCAATTGCTTTTCTAATGAGATTAGTAAGATACTAGGTTATCGGTAA